ACCTTAACTTCTCCCCCTCCGGTGCCACCGCAACCACTCTCATTGATCTGGCGACAATTTCGCGACTAAATGAACCATCTTCGTTTCTTGGTACCTCATAGCCAACTTCTTTTTCCACCATCAGCTTTGCGTTGAGTCCTTGATCATTTATCATTGGAAGGAGAATCAAAGGGTGTCCAAAGCCaagagactcaataattgtgcCCCATCCAGAATGGAAGAGACATGCTCCAATTGCGGAATGAGCAAGGATTTCCAGTTGTGGCGCCCATCCTTGAATAACGATGCCTTGGCTTGAGGTACGGTAAGCGAATCCAGGCGGGAGCAAGTCCGAGCTGTGTACCTCTTGTGGCTTCCTCAGTATCCAAACAAAAGGTAATCTTGAAAGCTCGATTGCAAATGCAAGTTCATGTATCTGTTCGATGGGCATCTTGTATTCACTCCCGAACCCAACGAACACTACAGGTTTGGCCTTTTGTCCATCCAGCCATTCGAAAGTGTCTGACCAGTTTGAGTCAACTTCTcgttctttcttgttttcttcagGTACCGGGGGAAGTACCCCTATTGGCAAAACTGGTTTTTGATAGAGTTCTCGTACAACAGCTAAGTACTCTCCCTCGAACTCATCACAACTTCTGAACGCGACCAAGCTGCAGTCTTCTATGCTTTTGGCCATACGCTGGCCAGTGGACACACCTGTTGCATCGGGCTTATGAATGCTACTCCATAGAATTGTTGCATAATCAGGACTGGCCGCCAGAAGACTAGGGAAAGGGATCCAATCTGGTGGCACGGTGAAATGTTCTGGACTTGGACGTCTATTACTAGTCTTCAGCTCTTCCGGTGGCCCTATAAAAGCGAATGCTGCAGCAGTAAATACAACGAAAAACCCTGTTGGGACGCCGAATTTTGCGCCGATTTCCGGTATCCAATCTGAAGCAAAATCGAAAAGTATCAAGTCTGGAACATCCACCTGGATGAGATTTTCCAATGGATGAGCTAATAGGTCGTATGCTGTTTTCAAGAACTGTATTTGGTTTTCCTGCAGATCAACGGTCGCTTCACAATTTTCGGGCAAGCCTTCAACTCGTGGCAGTGGGAGCTCCACAAGGTTTATCCTAGGCTGTAAATTTGATGGAATTAGAGGTAATCTCTGCAGGTTTTTTGTGGTGGAAACAAACGAAATCAAGGCCCCTTTTGCGGCTAATCTCTTTGATAACTCAAGGAATGGTATCATGTGACCAAATGCCAACCATGGAAACATCATGATATGGTATTGTTTGCTTGCCATCTTTTACTCGAAAGGGAATCAAAAGTTGGGAAATGTTGGCTTTCTGGCAATCCTTAAAATAGTTCTCcgattaatacttttaaaattaGGCTGTTTCGGAGTGGAAAATGCtacaaaaaaaagaaagaaagattgAGAAGATATTTATGAATAAAAGGTACAAGCGATGCATAGCCTTCGTCGTTTTCAAGGGTTGGAGTGAACAAATAATTTCTTACTAATACGTGAACATCTCAGAttctataatatattattttttgttataaacAATGCTAAAAACACAATAATTGAattgtgttgaaaaattatttaaaaatgtgttaaatatttgtgttgaaaatgtgaat
This genomic interval from Primulina huaijiensis isolate GDHJ02 chromosome 14, ASM1229523v2, whole genome shotgun sequence contains the following:
- the LOC140956455 gene encoding putative UDP-rhamnose:rhamnosyltransferase 1, whose product is MASKQYHIMMFPWLAFGHMIPFLELSKRLAAKGALISFVSTTKNLQRLPLIPSNLQPRINLVELPLPRVEGLPENCEATVDLQENQIQFLKTAYDLLAHPLENLIQVDVPDLILFDFASDWIPEIGAKFGVPTGFFVVFTAAAFAFIGPPEELKTSNRRPSPEHFTVPPDWIPFPSLLAASPDYATILWSSIHKPDATGVSTGQRMAKSIEDCSLVAFRSCDEFEGEYLAVVRELYQKPVLPIGVLPPVPEENKKEREVDSNWSDTFEWLDGQKAKPVVFVGFGSEYKMPIEQIHELAFAIELSRLPFVWILRKPQEVHSSDLLPPGFAYRTSSQGIVIQGWAPQLEILAHSAIGACLFHSGWGTIIESLGFGHPLILLPMINDQGLNAKLMVEKEVGYEVPRNEDGSFSREIVARSMRVVAVAPEGEKLRSKAAEMRRIFNNQQSEERYINKLMEHLEKDGYSKGKN